Proteins encoded together in one Kitasatospora albolonga window:
- a CDS encoding molybdenum cofactor biosynthesis protein, which yields MGHAADRAPEPTGTPTSAPYRALVVTASNRASAGIYADKGGPLIAEALTALGFTVDGPQVVPDGDPVEAALRAGVAAGYDVIVTTGGTGISPTDATPEATRRVLDHEIPGIPEAIRAEGLAKVPTAALSRGLAGVASRTLIVNLPGSTGGVRDGLAVLGRLLVHAVDQLRGGDHPRPGSPS from the coding sequence CTGGGCCACGCCGCCGACCGCGCACCCGAACCCACCGGAACCCCGACCTCCGCCCCGTACCGCGCCCTCGTCGTCACCGCCTCCAACCGGGCCTCCGCCGGGATCTACGCGGACAAGGGCGGCCCCCTCATCGCCGAAGCGCTCACCGCCCTCGGCTTCACGGTCGACGGGCCGCAGGTCGTCCCCGACGGCGACCCGGTCGAGGCGGCCCTGCGGGCCGGGGTGGCCGCCGGGTACGACGTCATCGTCACCACCGGCGGTACGGGCATCTCACCCACCGACGCCACGCCCGAGGCGACCCGCCGCGTCCTGGACCACGAGATCCCCGGCATCCCCGAGGCGATCCGGGCCGAGGGGCTCGCCAAGGTCCCCACCGCCGCGCTCTCCCGGGGGCTCGCGGGCGTCGCCTCCCGCACCCTGATCGTCAACCTGCCCGGCTCCACCGGCGGAGTGCGCGACGGCCTCGCGGTCCTCGGGCGGCTCCTGGTGCACGCCGTCGACCAGCTCCGCGGCGGCGACCACCCCCGACCGGGGAGCCCGAGCTGA
- a CDS encoding penicillin acylase family protein, with amino-acid sequence MPANTTDASGPSDAKKPGKKKKGRRVRLLLLVLVLALVAGVGFGAYWSVSTVRASYPQTTGTVTLDGLSGEVEVKRDSYGIPQIYANSDADLFRAQGFVQAQDRFWEMDVRRHMTAGRLSEMFGSGQVETDAFLRTLGWRKVAQEEYDKVLDESTKRNLQAYAEGVNAYLKDKEGRDISVEYAALGLTNNYKPTQWTPVDSVAWLKAMAWDLRGNMQDEIDRSLLTSRLDKGQIEDLYPEYPYKTHKPIVDRGAVSPVTGKFELDATPSGGTGAEIPQGAAEGLNTQLSALSDTLDEIPALLGPNGNGIGSNSWVVNGDHTTTGKALLANDPHLAPMLPSLWYQMGLHCRKLSKTCQYDTAGYTFSGMPGVIIGHNQDIAWGLTNLGADVTDLFLEKVSDDGYLYGDKVKPFTTREETIKVAGGRDRKITVRETDNGPLVSDRSKELDKVGQKAPVGNSAPDRADGYAVALKWTALEPGKSMDAVFAINRAKDFTTFRAAAKNFEVPSQNLIYADTEGNIGYQAPGKIPVRLKGDGTLPSPGWDPAYGWAKEPVPFDELPYEYNPKRGYIVTANQAVIDESEYPHLLTKDWGYGTRSQRINDLIAQKIKGGEKVSTDDMQKMQMDNTSEIAALLVPELLKINVSDPSVREAQKLLEGWDYTQEPDSAAAAYFNGVWRNILKLAFGNKLPKELRVKGDCINVPPAKNSGPVDAQRKLVRECGQRDGDSAQPDGGDRWFQVVRDIVKDQDNEWWKAPARGREDALENRDELFARAMEDARWELTSKLGKDISTWSWGRLHRLMLKNQTLGTEGPDLLQRALNRGPWNLGGGEAAVNATGWNAASGYEVIWVPSMRMVVNVGDWDKSRWINLSGASGHAFNAHYTDQTDKWAKGELLDWSFGTDAVGASTVDTLTLKPRQP; translated from the coding sequence CGGTGCGGGCCTCGTACCCCCAGACCACCGGAACGGTCACCCTCGACGGCCTCTCCGGCGAGGTCGAGGTCAAGCGCGACTCCTACGGCATCCCGCAGATCTACGCGAATTCCGACGCCGACCTCTTCCGCGCCCAGGGCTTCGTCCAGGCCCAGGACCGCTTCTGGGAGATGGACGTCCGGCGGCACATGACGGCGGGCCGGCTCTCCGAGATGTTCGGCTCCGGCCAGGTGGAGACCGACGCCTTCCTGCGCACGCTCGGCTGGCGGAAGGTCGCTCAGGAGGAGTACGACAAGGTCCTGGACGAGAGCACCAAGCGGAACCTCCAGGCGTACGCGGAGGGCGTCAACGCGTACCTGAAGGACAAGGAAGGCCGGGACATCTCGGTCGAGTACGCGGCGCTGGGGCTGACCAACAACTACAAGCCCACCCAGTGGACCCCGGTCGACTCGGTGGCCTGGCTCAAGGCGATGGCCTGGGACCTGCGCGGCAACATGCAGGACGAGATCGACCGTTCGCTGCTGACCAGCCGCCTCGACAAGGGCCAGATCGAGGACCTGTACCCGGAGTACCCCTACAAGACGCACAAGCCGATCGTCGACCGGGGGGCGGTCTCCCCGGTCACCGGGAAGTTCGAACTCGACGCCACCCCGTCCGGCGGCACCGGGGCCGAGATCCCGCAGGGCGCCGCCGAGGGCCTCAACACCCAGCTCTCCGCGCTCTCCGACACCCTCGACGAGATCCCCGCCCTGCTCGGCCCGAACGGCAACGGCATCGGGTCCAACTCCTGGGTCGTCAACGGCGACCACACGACGACCGGCAAGGCGCTGCTCGCCAACGACCCGCACCTGGCGCCGATGCTGCCCTCCCTCTGGTACCAGATGGGCCTGCACTGCCGGAAGCTCTCCAAGACCTGCCAGTACGACACCGCGGGCTACACCTTCTCCGGGATGCCCGGTGTGATCATCGGTCACAACCAGGACATCGCCTGGGGCCTGACGAACCTCGGCGCGGACGTCACCGACCTCTTCCTGGAGAAGGTCTCCGACGACGGCTACCTGTACGGCGACAAGGTGAAGCCGTTCACCACCCGTGAGGAGACCATCAAGGTCGCGGGCGGCAGGGACCGGAAGATCACCGTCCGCGAGACGGACAACGGGCCTCTCGTCTCCGACCGCAGCAAGGAACTGGACAAGGTCGGCCAGAAGGCCCCCGTCGGCAACTCCGCCCCCGACCGCGCCGACGGCTACGCGGTCGCCCTGAAGTGGACCGCCCTGGAGCCGGGCAAGTCCATGGACGCGGTCTTCGCGATCAACCGGGCCAAGGACTTCACCACCTTCCGGGCCGCCGCCAAGAACTTCGAGGTCCCCTCGCAGAACCTCATCTACGCCGACACCGAGGGCAACATCGGCTACCAGGCGCCGGGGAAGATCCCGGTCCGCCTCAAGGGCGACGGCACGCTGCCCAGCCCCGGCTGGGACCCGGCGTACGGCTGGGCGAAGGAGCCGGTTCCCTTCGACGAGCTGCCCTACGAGTACAACCCGAAGCGCGGGTACATCGTCACCGCCAACCAGGCCGTGATCGACGAGAGCGAGTACCCCCACCTCCTCACCAAGGACTGGGGCTACGGCACCCGCAGCCAGCGGATCAACGACCTCATCGCCCAGAAGATCAAGGGCGGCGAGAAGGTCTCGACCGATGACATGCAGAAGATGCAGATGGACAACACCAGCGAGATCGCCGCGCTCCTGGTGCCCGAGCTGCTGAAGATCAACGTCTCCGACCCGAGCGTGCGCGAGGCCCAGAAGCTGCTGGAGGGCTGGGACTACACCCAGGAGCCCGACTCGGCCGCCGCCGCGTACTTCAACGGCGTCTGGCGCAACATCCTCAAGCTCGCCTTCGGCAACAAGCTCCCCAAGGAGCTGCGGGTCAAGGGCGACTGCATCAACGTGCCGCCGGCCAAGAACAGCGGCCCGGTCGACGCGCAGCGCAAGCTCGTGCGCGAGTGCGGCCAGCGCGACGGCGACTCCGCGCAGCCGGACGGCGGGGACCGCTGGTTCCAGGTGGTCCGCGACATCGTCAAGGACCAGGACAACGAGTGGTGGAAGGCGCCCGCCAGGGGCCGTGAGGACGCCCTGGAGAACCGGGACGAGCTCTTCGCCCGGGCGATGGAGGACGCGCGCTGGGAGCTGACCTCCAAGCTCGGCAAGGACATCTCCACCTGGAGCTGGGGCCGGCTGCACCGGCTGATGCTGAAGAACCAGACCCTCGGTACCGAAGGGCCCGATCTGCTCCAGCGGGCGCTCAACCGGGGCCCCTGGAACCTCGGCGGCGGTGAGGCGGCGGTCAACGCCACCGGCTGGAACGCGGCGAGCGGCTACGAGGTGATCTGGGTGCCGTCGATGCGGATGGTCGTCAACGTGGGGGACTGGGACAAGTCCCGCTGGATCAACCTCTCCGGCGCCTCCGGGCACGCGTTCAACGCGCACTACACCGACCAGACCGACAAGTGGGCCAAGGGCGAGCTGCTCGACTGGTCCTTCGGTACGGACGCGGTCGGCGCGTCCACCGTCGACACGCTGACGCTGAAGCCCCGGCAGCCCTGA
- a CDS encoding 5-formyltetrahydrofolate cyclo-ligase: protein MKVPAKASLRSELLAARALLTKEDVAEASAVLVTNALLLPELADARTVAAYVSVGREPGTRALLDALRERGVRVLLPVLLADNDLDWAVYGGAEHLLPAGRGLLEPDGPRLGPDAVVAADAVLLPGLAVDGAGMRLGRGGGSYDRVLARLSAAGADPALIVLLYENEVVARVPVEPHDHPVDAVVTPAGARRFTT, encoded by the coding sequence GTGAAGGTGCCCGCAAAAGCCTCTCTGCGGAGCGAACTGCTCGCCGCACGGGCGCTCCTGACCAAGGAGGACGTCGCGGAAGCCTCCGCGGTTCTCGTCACCAACGCCCTGCTTCTGCCCGAACTGGCCGACGCCCGGACGGTGGCCGCGTATGTCTCCGTGGGGCGTGAACCGGGGACCCGGGCGCTGCTGGACGCGCTGCGCGAGCGGGGTGTACGGGTGCTGCTGCCGGTGCTCCTGGCCGACAACGACCTGGACTGGGCGGTGTACGGGGGCGCGGAGCATCTGCTGCCCGCCGGGCGCGGGCTCCTCGAACCGGACGGCCCCCGGCTCGGCCCCGACGCCGTCGTGGCGGCCGACGCGGTCCTGCTGCCCGGACTGGCCGTGGACGGCGCGGGGATGCGGCTGGGGCGGGGCGGCGGCAGCTACGACCGGGTGCTGGCCCGGCTCTCGGCGGCCGGCGCGGACCCGGCGCTCATCGTGCTCCTGTACGAGAACGAGGTGGTCGCGCGGGTCCCTGTGGAACCGCACGACCACCCCGTGGACGCCGTGGTCACCCCGGCCGGAGCCCGGCGCTTCACCACCTGA
- a CDS encoding GNAT family N-acetyltransferase: MTLTDGEIVLRPIKMRDQRVWREVNRRNRDWLRPWEATVPPPAPGGPVAQRPTYRQMVRHLRAEAHAGRMLPFAIEYEGRLVGQLTVAGITWGSMCSGHIGYWVDQGVAGRGVMPTAVALAVDHCFRSVGLHRIEVCIRPENAPSRRVVEKLGFRSEGVRPRYLHIDGAWRDHLIFALTAEEVPEGMLRRWRRTRPVTPQGPGEPGGPGLSG; this comes from the coding sequence GTGACGCTGACCGACGGCGAGATCGTCCTGCGCCCGATAAAGATGCGCGACCAGCGGGTATGGCGTGAGGTCAACCGGCGCAACCGCGACTGGCTGCGCCCCTGGGAGGCCACCGTCCCGCCGCCCGCGCCCGGCGGCCCGGTCGCACAGCGGCCCACGTACCGGCAGATGGTCCGTCATCTGCGCGCCGAGGCGCACGCCGGGCGGATGCTGCCGTTCGCCATCGAGTACGAGGGTCGGCTCGTCGGCCAGCTCACGGTCGCGGGGATCACCTGGGGCTCGATGTGCTCGGGCCACATCGGCTACTGGGTCGACCAGGGCGTCGCCGGGCGCGGGGTGATGCCGACGGCCGTGGCGCTCGCGGTCGACCACTGCTTCCGCTCGGTCGGGCTGCACCGCATCGAGGTCTGCATCCGCCCGGAGAACGCGCCGAGCCGCCGGGTGGTGGAGAAGCTCGGGTTCCGCTCCGAGGGCGTGCGCCCGCGCTATCTGCACATCGACGGGGCCTGGCGCGACCACCTGATCTTCGCGCTCACGGCCGAGGAGGTCCCCGAGGGGATGCTCCGGCGCTGGCGCCGTACGCGGCCGGTGACGCCACAGGGCCCGGGAGAGCCCGGCGGGCCGGGCTTGTCCGGCTGA
- a CDS encoding UTP--glucose-1-phosphate uridylyltransferase encodes MNQSPSRISKAVIPAAGLGTRFLPATKATPKEMLPVVDKPAIQYVVEEAVAAGLSDVLMITGRNKRPLEDHFDRNYELESALTRKGDAERLARVQESSDLATMHYVRQGDPRGLGHAVLCAAPHVGDQPFAVLLGDDLIDPRDPLLARMVEVQEREGGSVVALMEVDPAQVHLYGCAAADATVDSDVVRVTGLVEKPDPADAPSNLAVIGRYVLDPAVFDILRHTEPGRGGEIQLTDALQLLAEDEKIGGPVHGVVFKGRRYDTGDRSDYLRAIVRLACEREDLGPDFRTWLRKYVTEEM; translated from the coding sequence ATGAATCAGTCGCCCTCCAGGATCAGCAAGGCCGTCATCCCGGCAGCAGGTCTCGGAACCCGTTTCCTGCCCGCCACGAAGGCCACTCCCAAAGAGATGCTGCCTGTCGTCGACAAGCCGGCCATCCAGTACGTCGTCGAGGAGGCCGTGGCCGCGGGCCTCTCCGATGTTCTGATGATCACCGGTCGGAACAAGCGTCCCCTCGAGGACCACTTCGACCGCAACTACGAGCTGGAGTCCGCGCTCACCCGCAAGGGAGACGCCGAACGCCTGGCCAGGGTCCAGGAGTCCAGCGACCTGGCCACCATGCACTACGTCCGCCAGGGCGACCCGCGCGGCCTCGGCCACGCCGTGCTGTGCGCGGCCCCGCACGTGGGCGACCAGCCCTTCGCGGTGCTGCTCGGCGACGACCTGATCGACCCGCGCGACCCCCTGCTGGCCCGCATGGTGGAGGTCCAGGAGCGCGAGGGCGGCAGCGTCGTCGCGCTGATGGAGGTCGACCCGGCCCAGGTGCACCTGTACGGCTGCGCCGCCGCGGACGCCACCGTGGACAGTGACGTCGTCCGGGTCACCGGCCTGGTGGAGAAGCCGGACCCGGCCGACGCGCCCAGCAACCTCGCGGTCATCGGCCGGTACGTCCTGGACCCCGCTGTCTTCGACATACTGCGACACACCGAGCCGGGCCGGGGCGGCGAGATCCAGCTCACCGACGCCCTCCAGCTGCTCGCCGAGGACGAGAAGATCGGCGGCCCCGTGCACGGCGTCGTCTTCAAGGGCCGCCGCTATGACACCGGTGACCGGAGCGACTATCTGCGTGCCATTGTCAGACTGGCGTGCGAACGTGAAGACCTGGGACCGGACTTCCGGACCTGGCTCCGCAAGTACGTCACCGAGGAGATGTAA
- a CDS encoding molybdopterin molybdenumtransferase MoeA codes for MSSTIWSVDEHLDDILATVGPLEPIELQLPDAQGCVLVKDVVVEVALPPFDNSSMDGYAVRVADVEGASEEFPAVLTVIGDVAAGSAGLADGQVVGPGQAARIMTGAPLPAGAEAVVPVEWTDGGTGEGPAAAMRAHSDAPEGATGEVRVHRSVAAGAHVRERGSDVRPGDLALRAGSIVGPPQIGLLAAIGCSTVVVRPRPRVVVLSTGSELVQPGEELTAGQIYDSNSFALTAAARDAGAIAYRVGAVTDDAETLRATIEDQLIRADIIVTTGGVSVGAYDVVKEALSSVGDEDEPGSGIDFRKLAMQPGKPQGFGSIGPDHTPLLALPGNPVSSYVSFELFVRPAIRALMGLTDDLHRPTVRARLNTGKALTSPAGRRQFLRGTYDEEAGTVTPVGGSGSHLIAALAQADALIVLPEETTSAEPGTETDVILLR; via the coding sequence TTGAGCAGCACGATCTGGTCGGTGGACGAGCACCTGGACGACATCCTCGCCACGGTGGGGCCGCTCGAACCCATCGAGCTGCAACTGCCCGACGCGCAGGGCTGCGTCCTGGTGAAGGACGTCGTCGTGGAGGTGGCCCTGCCGCCCTTCGACAACAGCTCGATGGACGGCTACGCGGTACGGGTCGCCGATGTCGAGGGGGCGAGCGAGGAGTTCCCCGCCGTCCTCACGGTCATCGGCGACGTCGCCGCGGGCAGCGCCGGGCTCGCCGACGGCCAGGTCGTGGGGCCGGGACAGGCCGCCCGCATCATGACGGGCGCCCCGCTGCCCGCCGGTGCGGAGGCCGTCGTCCCGGTCGAGTGGACGGACGGCGGTACGGGCGAGGGCCCGGCCGCCGCCATGCGCGCCCACTCCGACGCGCCGGAGGGCGCCACCGGAGAGGTCCGCGTCCACCGGTCCGTCGCGGCCGGCGCCCATGTCCGTGAGCGCGGGAGCGACGTCAGGCCCGGCGATCTGGCCCTGCGCGCGGGATCGATCGTCGGCCCGCCGCAGATCGGCCTGCTCGCCGCGATCGGCTGCTCGACCGTCGTCGTACGGCCCCGCCCGCGCGTCGTCGTCCTCTCCACCGGCAGCGAACTGGTCCAGCCCGGCGAGGAGCTGACAGCGGGCCAGATCTACGACTCCAACAGCTTCGCGCTCACGGCCGCCGCCCGGGACGCCGGAGCCATCGCCTACCGGGTCGGCGCGGTCACCGACGACGCCGAGACCCTGCGCGCCACGATCGAGGACCAGCTGATCCGCGCGGACATCATCGTCACCACGGGCGGCGTCAGCGTCGGCGCGTACGACGTCGTCAAGGAGGCGCTCTCCTCCGTCGGCGACGAGGACGAGCCGGGCAGCGGCATCGACTTCCGCAAGCTCGCCATGCAGCCGGGCAAACCGCAGGGCTTCGGCTCCATCGGCCCCGACCACACCCCGCTGCTGGCCCTGCCGGGCAACCCGGTCTCCAGCTACGTCTCCTTCGAGCTCTTCGTCCGCCCCGCCATCCGCGCCCTGATGGGCCTGACGGACGACCTCCACCGCCCCACGGTCCGGGCCCGGCTGAACACCGGCAAGGCGCTGACCTCGCCCGCCGGCCGCCGCCAGTTCCTGCGCGGCACATACGACGAGGAGGCGGGCACGGTCACCCCCGTCGGCGGCTCCGGCTCCCACCTGATCGCCGCGCTCGCCCAGGCGGACGCGCTGATCGTGCTGCCCGAGGAGACCACCTCCGCCGAGCCCGGCACGGAGACGGACGTGATCCTGCTCCGCTGA
- a CDS encoding cyclic pyranopterin monophosphate synthase MoaC — MSTQNRLTHIDEAGAARMVDVSEKDVTTRVARASGRVLVSPRVIELLRGEGVPKGDALATARIAGIMGAKRTPDLIPLCHPLAVSGVKVDLGVADDAVEITATVKTTDRTGVEMEALTAVSVAALTVIDMVKAVDKSAVITDVRVEAKSGGKSGDYRRTAPEGRTTGPAAGPAA; from the coding sequence TTGAGTACGCAGAACAGGCTGACGCACATCGACGAAGCGGGCGCGGCCCGCATGGTCGACGTGTCGGAGAAGGACGTCACCACGCGCGTCGCCCGCGCCAGCGGCCGGGTCCTCGTCTCGCCGCGCGTCATCGAGCTGCTCCGGGGCGAGGGGGTCCCCAAGGGCGATGCCCTCGCCACCGCGAGGATCGCCGGGATCATGGGCGCCAAGCGCACCCCGGACCTGATCCCGCTCTGCCATCCGCTGGCCGTCTCCGGTGTGAAGGTCGACCTGGGCGTGGCCGACGACGCGGTGGAGATCACGGCCACCGTGAAGACGACGGACCGCACGGGCGTCGAGATGGAGGCCCTGACGGCGGTCTCGGTGGCGGCCCTGACGGTGATCGACATGGTGAAGGCGGTCGACAAGAGCGCGGTCATCACCGACGTACGGGTCGAGGCGAAGTCGGGCGGCAAGTCCGGCGACTACCGCCGCACCGCGCCGGAGGGCCGGACGACAGGACCGGCAGCGGGGCCTGCCGCATGA